In Verrucomicrobiota bacterium, the genomic stretch CATTTCAATCCATCGGTTTCAATCCAATCGCCCAAGAGTACCGGATACCCATCCTTGGGTTCGGTGCCTTTCAGGTCCGCTGCATCTATGGGGTCCAAGCCACCCACCAAGTGCCAAGCCAGCATTTCCTCCACCGGGCGTTTGGCGGCAATAAAGTCGCAGGGATACTTACCCCGAAACTGAACCTCGGCATCGGGTGCCGGGGAAATGAACTCCCCAAGGTCACGCGAAAGAAACTGCGGCCCATAGGTTTCATACGTGGGTAGGTTGTGCAACTTCCCATAGGCGTCATGAATCGCCAGATCGAACAAGGAACAACACACCAGCGCGGCCAAGTGAGGAATGGCTTCTCCAGCTTCCTTCGGGTGCTGTTGTTGCAAGGTCGGCAACACGAATTCAATAAAATCATGTCCAAGCTCAATGGGATGCCCGACTTGATCAAACGCCGGCCACGCTTTGGCAAGGGTGATGGTAAAGGCCTCCAGGGAACCATGCCGGGCTTCATAGGAAAGCGTGGCGGGCCACACCCATTGAACGCTCAATGGCGTTTCGCCCCAACCAATGGCCGAGCGACCCAGACGATCCGTGACGCGCACACACGCGCGCGCACAGGTCACCGAAGTCAGGGTCTCCGGACCAAACTTCAACGGGACGCGGGTTTGAACCGGCAGGAAATACAGGGCGGCGCCGGTGACGCGGATATCGGTATTCTTTGCCATGGGGACGTTATAGCGTACGTTGACGATGGGAACAAGCACGAACACCAACGAGAACGGGCTTTACCCAGGGAGGATGATTTGCCAGACTCACGGCGTGAACATCGGACGAATCATTTTGATCAGCCTGTTTTTATACACTCGCCCCAGCATGGGTGGCACCGATGACCCACTCGCAGCGTGGCGGGAGGGCGTTCAAATCACACCGGTTGCGGACACTGCAACACGGCATACTATTCACACATACTTTAATATCTGCCCGGAATCGCCGGATGGTAAATGGGTACTTTTCTTTTCCTCCACTGCCGCTAACGGTCAACTGGGCGAGGTTCGCATTCGTGACCGGCGGACCGGGGAAGAAAAGGTGCTCGCGAAAGACGTTGTCACCGAGGATGCGCATCGGGTGGCCTGTCAGCAATGGGTCGCTAATGGAAGGCGAGTGGCGTTTCACGCGGAACGGGAAAAGGAGTGGGTGGTGGCCGTGGTGGAGGTAGATTCCGGCCGCGAAACCATTCTGGCCCGCGGGCGCCAATTGTGTTGGGGCCAGCCCACCGCTGATTGGCTGCCTATGTACGGCCCGCACTGGAATCCCGGTGACCATCGCGATCTGGAATTAGTCAACGTGGCGACCGGTGAAATTCAAACCCGCGTCACTGCTGCTGCGGTTCGGGAGGCCTATCCGGAATTGACGGAGAAAAGTTTCGGGGACAAACCGGCATCCATTTTTTTCCCGATCCTGAG encodes the following:
- a CDS encoding enolase C-terminal domain-like protein, producing MAKNTDIRVTGAALYFLPVQTRVPLKFGPETLTSVTCARACVRVTDRLGRSAIGWGETPLSVQWVWPATLSYEARHGSLEAFTITLAKAWPAFDQVGHPIELGHDFIEFVLPTLQQQHPKEAGEAIPHLAALVCCSLFDLAIHDAYGKLHNLPTYETYGPQFLSRDLGEFISPAPDAEVQFRGKYPCDFIAAKRPVEEMLAWHLVGGLDPIDAADLKGTEPKDGYPVLLGDWIETDGLKCLKVKLRGNDSTWDYQRLVRVGQLGIAKNVWWLSADFNCTVSDPAYVVEILDRLKTELPRIYGMLLYVEQPFPYDLERHRIDVHGVSARKPLFLDESAHDWRYVRLGRSLGWTGVALKTCKTQTGAVLSACWAKAHGMTLMVQDLTNPMLAQIPHCLLAAHTGTIMGVETNAMQFYPKASAPEAVVHPGLYRRSAGQVSLTTIQGPGFGYQLDRMMRELPIPEFINL